Proteins from a single region of Candidatus Eisenbacteria bacterium:
- a CDS encoding type VI secretion system contractile sheath large subunit, producing the protein MSTLPWRILVVTDLGTDSRTPARVTADTLAGWFAGLNASIPLPGGAAHAAGSLDALAPAALKAAGVAEGSLDAALHEPRTQRLEAAWRGLSLLLSHASGPVVIEALSLPRGSLVPRFREAVHGPELVAAEPVSLVVLDYDFTNKAADLAALGELAAMAAELQAPIVANAGAGFFDLRFLVQAGAVKDLAGRLADSAHSGWQAFQKSDEARWLCLTLNRFLLREPWKLGGWSEACTDSNPDSYLWGRGGWLVAAAVARSVAAHGHALDLSGTGGRFDGLATRDFPVNANESKALASEVPFAETQALELTHAAFTTLTGGLDLPSVMMSLVVTAHRFAPGRLTVEGTLAYQLTAARVALACGVAAGAVDGAAGADAIVAGASAALRGQLGGLLGDSAEALTVRVLEAEGGAPRRAQVVVAPMLKLEGKSPKFEVEIALD; encoded by the coding sequence ATGAGCACGCTGCCGTGGCGGATCCTGGTCGTCACCGATCTCGGAACGGACAGCCGGACGCCGGCGCGCGTCACCGCCGACACGCTGGCCGGGTGGTTCGCGGGTCTGAACGCTTCGATCCCGCTGCCGGGTGGCGCCGCGCACGCGGCGGGTTCGCTCGACGCCCTCGCACCGGCGGCGCTGAAGGCGGCCGGCGTCGCGGAAGGCTCGCTCGACGCGGCGCTGCACGAACCGCGCACGCAGCGGCTCGAGGCGGCCTGGCGGGGACTCTCGCTTCTCCTGTCCCACGCGTCCGGGCCGGTCGTGATCGAGGCCCTCTCGCTGCCGCGCGGTTCGCTGGTGCCTCGCTTCCGCGAAGCGGTTCACGGACCCGAACTGGTCGCGGCGGAACCCGTGTCGCTGGTCGTCCTCGACTACGATTTCACGAACAAGGCCGCCGACCTCGCGGCGCTCGGCGAGCTCGCGGCGATGGCCGCCGAGCTGCAGGCGCCGATCGTGGCCAACGCCGGCGCCGGGTTCTTCGACCTGCGCTTCCTCGTCCAGGCCGGCGCCGTCAAGGATCTCGCCGGCCGGCTGGCGGATTCGGCGCACTCCGGCTGGCAGGCGTTCCAGAAGTCCGACGAGGCCCGCTGGCTGTGCCTGACGCTCAATCGGTTCCTGCTGCGCGAGCCGTGGAAGCTCGGCGGGTGGAGCGAGGCCTGCACCGACTCGAACCCCGACAGCTACCTGTGGGGGCGCGGCGGGTGGCTCGTGGCGGCGGCCGTCGCGCGCAGCGTGGCGGCGCACGGGCACGCGCTCGATCTGTCCGGCACGGGCGGGCGGTTCGACGGGCTCGCGACCCGCGACTTTCCGGTCAACGCCAACGAGTCGAAGGCGCTCGCGAGCGAGGTGCCGTTCGCCGAGACGCAGGCGCTCGAGCTGACGCACGCGGCGTTCACCACGCTCACGGGCGGCCTGGACCTGCCGAGCGTGATGATGTCGCTGGTCGTGACCGCGCACCGCTTCGCCCCCGGCCGGCTGACGGTCGAGGGCACCCTCGCCTACCAGCTCACGGCGGCGCGCGTGGCGCTGGCGTGCGGCGTCGCGGCGGGCGCCGTGGACGGTGCGGCCGGTGCGGACGCGATCGTCGCGGGCGCGAGCGCGGCGCTGCGCGGGCAGCTCGGCGGCCTGCTCGGCGACTCGGCCGAGGCGCTGACCGTACGCGTACTCGAGGCCGAGGGCGGGGCGCCGCGGCGCGCCCAGGTCGTCGTCGCGCCGATGCTCAAGCTCGAGGGCAAGTCGCCGAAGTTCGAGGTCGAGATCGCGCTGGACTGA
- a CDS encoding peptidylprolyl isomerase — MKRVSLVAAATLTMMACSVTFALADDAAKAAVPAKATEATAAVPAKVSEAKAAVPARAAEVKAAVPAKAAAPSTDKAIAAIDAQIAAHKPNKSQAGWKTHLTIPTVVQFDPAKKYFVRMVTSEGPILIRMMPDIAPMHVTNFLYLARMGFYDGIIFHRVIPGFMAQSGDPLGNGQGGPGYQFTSEFSPKARHDRPGLLSMANTGLPGTDSSQFFLTFAATPWLNDKHSIFGEVVEGMDVLKKLEANGSRSGTTSKKMWIEKATVEVQ, encoded by the coding sequence ATGAAGCGCGTTTCCCTCGTGGCCGCCGCCACGCTCACGATGATGGCCTGTTCCGTCACGTTCGCCCTCGCCGACGATGCGGCAAAGGCCGCGGTTCCCGCGAAGGCCACCGAGGCGACGGCCGCCGTTCCCGCGAAGGTCTCCGAGGCGAAGGCGGCCGTTCCCGCCAGGGCCGCCGAGGTGAAGGCCGCGGTTCCCGCGAAGGCCGCCGCGCCCTCGACCGACAAGGCGATCGCCGCCATTGACGCCCAGATCGCGGCGCACAAGCCCAACAAGAGCCAGGCCGGCTGGAAGACGCACCTGACGATCCCAACGGTCGTGCAGTTCGATCCGGCGAAGAAGTACTTCGTGCGCATGGTGACGAGCGAAGGCCCGATCCTGATCCGCATGATGCCCGACATCGCGCCCATGCACGTGACGAACTTCCTCTACCTGGCACGCATGGGTTTCTACGACGGCATCATCTTCCATCGCGTCATCCCCGGCTTCATGGCGCAGAGCGGCGATCCGCTCGGCAACGGCCAGGGGGGGCCCGGCTACCAGTTCACGAGCGAGTTCAGCCCCAAAGCGCGGCACGACCGGCCGGGCCTGCTGTCCATGGCGAATACCGGCCTCCCCGGCACCGACAGCAGCCAGTTCTTCCTGACGTTCGCCGCGACGCCGTGGCTCAACGACAAGCACTCGATCTTCGGCGAGGTCGTCGAGGGCATGGACGTGCTGAAGAAGCTCGAGGCGAACGGTTCGCGCTCGGGCACGACGTCGAAGAAGATGTGGATCGAGAAGGCCACGGTCGAGGTGCAGTAG
- a CDS encoding DUF4150 domain-containing protein — translation MPATVSVNMRTVVHASSNGICTGFPDVCKTPAPPSPSPIPIPYPNIAQSSDTASGSTTVKCDGNPIMLQSSNFKMSTGDEAGSIGGVVSGKIKGKAEPQMYSFDVKVDGKNVVRLMDIFLLNDKNTPPFPVMQPPSIVVMIPASEEDSDSSLSKFEQPEGEQQKVQ, via the coding sequence ATGCCCGCGACCGTCAGCGTCAACATGCGCACCGTGGTGCACGCGAGCAGCAACGGCATCTGCACGGGCTTTCCCGACGTCTGCAAGACGCCGGCTCCGCCTTCGCCGTCGCCGATTCCGATTCCCTATCCGAACATCGCGCAGTCCTCGGACACCGCCTCGGGCAGCACCACGGTCAAGTGCGACGGCAACCCGATCATGCTCCAGAGTTCCAACTTCAAGATGAGCACCGGTGACGAGGCCGGCAGCATCGGCGGCGTCGTGTCGGGCAAGATCAAGGGCAAGGCCGAGCCGCAGATGTACTCGTTCGACGTCAAGGTGGATGGCAAGAACGTCGTCCGGCTGATGGACATCTTCCTGCTCAACGACAAGAACACGCCGCCGTTCCCGGTGATGCAGCCCCCGTCGATCGTCGTGATGATCCCGGCTTCCGAAGAGGACTCGGACTCGTCGCTCTCGAAGTTCGAGCAGCCCGAGGGCGAGCAGCAGAAGGTGCAGTGA